One window of Triticum dicoccoides isolate Atlit2015 ecotype Zavitan chromosome 5A, WEW_v2.0, whole genome shotgun sequence genomic DNA carries:
- the LOC119301762 gene encoding uncharacterized protein LOC119301762: protein MRAPWRWSRSCSRRRWMAATTALASMSSITSIAISVMQSQVLHFMILIVDGVRNFMARAMVYLRCVKGNIFVDPKITLHCCNFSVEKCLDESKIGPPCYDDAKNGTICSISFKSETRNLRNSLDKLYDY from the exons ATGCGGGCGCCGTGGAGGTGGAGTCGGAGCTGCAGCAGAAGGAGGTGGATGGCCGCGACAACAGCTTTAGCTTCGATGAGTTCCATCACCTCCATTGCTATCTCAG TCATGCAGTCGCAGGTTCTCCATTTCATGATTTTAATAGTTGACGGGGTGAGAAATTTCATGGCAAGAGCCATGGTTTATCTCAGATGTGTAAAGGGAAATATATTTGTTGACCCAAAAATCACACTACACTGTTGCAATTTCTCTGTCGAAAAG TGCCTTGACGAAAGCAAAATTGGCCCCCCGTGCTATGATGACGCGAAGAATGGGACAATTTGCTCGATCAGTTTCAAATCAGAAACAAGAAATTTGAGAAATTCGTTGGATAA ATTATATGATTATTAA